The following proteins are co-located in the Spirosoma montaniterrae genome:
- the mazG gene encoding nucleoside triphosphate pyrophosphohydrolase: protein MKQFQELPPRRQEQLMAFDRLLTIMDELREQCPWDRKQTLESLRHLTIEETYELSDAILENDLPEIRKELGDIQLHLIFYAKIAAEKEAFDIADVLHGISDKLISRHPHIYGDGSGQPVKAETEEQVKANWEQLKLKEGNRSVLGGVPGSLPALVKAMRIQEKARGAGFDWEERQQVWEKVEEEMQEFKAEFNGDTGQAIDTQRAESEFGDLLFSLVNYARFIDINPETALERTNKKFIKRFQYLEERARANGKSLNDMTLAEMDVYWNEAKTI, encoded by the coding sequence ATGAAACAATTTCAGGAATTACCCCCGCGTCGGCAGGAGCAGTTAATGGCGTTCGACCGGTTGCTTACCATCATGGACGAACTGCGCGAGCAGTGCCCCTGGGATCGCAAACAGACGCTCGAAAGCCTGCGTCATCTTACCATTGAAGAAACCTACGAACTCTCCGACGCCATTCTCGAAAACGACCTGCCCGAAATCCGTAAAGAACTGGGCGACATTCAGTTGCACTTGATATTCTACGCAAAAATTGCCGCCGAAAAGGAAGCCTTTGACATCGCCGACGTGTTGCACGGTATTTCTGATAAACTGATCAGCCGCCATCCGCACATCTATGGCGATGGCAGCGGCCAACCGGTGAAAGCTGAAACCGAAGAACAGGTAAAGGCCAACTGGGAACAGTTGAAGCTGAAAGAGGGCAACCGCTCGGTGTTGGGGGGCGTGCCGGGGTCGTTGCCCGCGCTGGTAAAGGCCATGCGGATTCAGGAAAAAGCACGCGGTGCGGGTTTCGACTGGGAAGAGCGGCAGCAGGTCTGGGAGAAGGTAGAAGAGGAAATGCAGGAGTTTAAAGCTGAATTCAACGGCGATACTGGACAGGCTATTGATACCCAACGCGCTGAAAGTGAGTTCGGTGATCTGCTGTTCTCGCTCGTGAACTACGCTCGCTTTATCGACATCAATCCTGAAACAGCCCTCGAACGAACCAACAAAAAATTCATCAAACGGTTTCAATATCTGGAAGAACGCGCCCGCGCCAATGGTAAAAGTCTGAACGACATGACACTGGCTGAAATGGACGTGTACTGGAACGAAGCTAAAACCATCTGA
- a CDS encoding DUF2141 domain-containing protein, which translates to MLTLLSLLALLPSFSHPSANPAKVTLTVDVQNIRIQKGAVYVALHKPSEGFPDSKPFEGKKIDASGKSVRTTFSVEPGTYAVAVYHDENGNGKMDKKMFGIPKEPYGFSNNFRPKFSAPKFGDCQFTLGEGGKEISIKLE; encoded by the coding sequence ATGCTGACATTGCTTTCATTGCTCGCTCTGCTCCCCTCTTTCTCCCACCCGTCTGCAAACCCTGCTAAAGTTACGTTAACCGTTGACGTTCAGAATATTCGGATTCAAAAGGGTGCTGTTTACGTAGCTCTCCACAAACCCAGCGAGGGCTTCCCCGACAGCAAACCGTTTGAGGGTAAAAAGATAGACGCCAGCGGTAAGAGCGTTCGTACTACGTTTTCGGTAGAGCCGGGCACCTACGCCGTTGCCGTTTACCACGATGAAAACGGTAACGGTAAAATGGATAAAAAAATGTTTGGCATACCGAAAGAGCCTTACGGTTTCAGCAACAACTTTCGGCCCAAATTCTCGGCCCCCAAATTCGGCGACTGCCAGTTTACACTGGGCGAAGGCGGCAAGGAGATTAGTATAAAACTGGAATAA
- the recJ gene encoding single-stranded-DNA-specific exonuclease RecJ, producing MIAQPTPPLKRWIAKSFPGSPDERRAIESLTTSLGVSPFLATLLVQRGVRTFEEARAFFRPEISHLHDPFLMKNMDRAVARLQMALAGQEKILIYGDYDVDGTTSVALVYGFLRNHHPHIDYYIPDRYKEGYGISRQGVQWAAEQGFSLIIALDCGIKSVERVAEASRLGVDFIICDHHRPGQKLPDAAAILDPKCDDCPYPYKELSGCGVGFKLLQAFCLTNNIPLDGLYGYLDLVAVSIASDIVPITGENRIMTHYGLKVLNSTPRTGLKALINVAGFKNKNDLDITNVVFGIGPRINAAGRIQHAKAAVQLLLADHDDEADNFAMAINKHNNDRRTFDTSMTEQALDMIRQNETLLNAKSTVLFDASWHKGVVGIVASRCIEHFHRPTIILTQSNDKAAGSARSVPGFDVYEAIEACADLLEQFGGHTFAAGMTLPVDNVEAFRQKFEEVVSQTIKDEHLTPLIDIDLPLDFSEIDARMCRVLKQMGPFGPHNMQPVFMTENVYLVGEPIIMKEKHLKIQVRQTRTGHAHWAVGFGMAHLAEHIQPGMPFSICYHPDLNTYNGDTRIQLMLKDIRVA from the coding sequence ATGATAGCCCAGCCGACACCACCCCTGAAACGATGGATTGCCAAATCTTTTCCCGGCTCACCCGATGAGCGACGAGCCATTGAGTCGTTGACAACCTCTTTGGGCGTGAGTCCGTTTCTCGCAACTTTGTTGGTGCAGCGGGGTGTCCGGACGTTTGAGGAGGCACGGGCGTTCTTTCGGCCTGAAATTAGTCATTTGCACGATCCATTCCTCATGAAAAACATGGATCGGGCGGTGGCACGGCTGCAAATGGCCCTGGCTGGGCAGGAAAAAATTCTGATCTACGGCGATTACGACGTTGATGGTACTACTTCGGTGGCATTGGTCTACGGTTTTCTGCGCAATCACCACCCACATATTGACTATTACATTCCCGACCGGTATAAAGAAGGCTACGGCATTTCGCGGCAGGGCGTACAGTGGGCCGCCGAACAGGGTTTTTCGCTCATCATTGCCCTCGACTGTGGTATCAAGTCCGTTGAGCGGGTGGCCGAAGCCAGTCGATTGGGTGTCGATTTTATCATCTGCGACCATCACCGCCCCGGCCAAAAACTACCCGATGCAGCCGCCATACTCGATCCCAAATGCGACGATTGCCCGTATCCGTACAAAGAACTGAGCGGCTGTGGCGTTGGCTTCAAACTGCTTCAGGCGTTTTGTTTGACGAACAACATTCCGCTCGATGGACTCTATGGTTATCTGGATTTGGTGGCCGTCAGCATCGCGTCGGATATTGTGCCGATTACGGGCGAGAACCGGATCATGACTCACTATGGGTTAAAAGTTCTTAACAGCACACCCCGAACCGGCCTGAAAGCGTTGATTAACGTAGCGGGGTTCAAAAACAAAAACGACCTCGACATCACCAACGTGGTGTTTGGCATCGGGCCTCGAATTAATGCCGCCGGGCGTATTCAGCACGCTAAAGCTGCCGTACAACTGCTGTTGGCCGACCACGACGACGAAGCCGATAACTTCGCAATGGCGATCAACAAACACAACAACGACCGGCGCACGTTCGACACCAGCATGACCGAACAGGCTCTGGACATGATTCGACAAAATGAAACGCTGCTCAACGCCAAATCAACGGTGTTGTTCGATGCATCGTGGCATAAGGGCGTAGTGGGTATCGTGGCGTCGCGCTGCATCGAACATTTTCACCGGCCTACGATCATTCTGACACAATCGAACGACAAAGCGGCTGGGTCGGCGCGGTCGGTGCCGGGGTTCGACGTTTACGAAGCTATCGAAGCCTGCGCCGATCTGCTCGAACAGTTTGGCGGGCACACGTTTGCGGCTGGCATGACCTTACCCGTTGATAACGTCGAAGCATTCCGGCAAAAGTTTGAGGAGGTGGTATCGCAAACGATAAAAGACGAACATCTGACGCCATTAATTGACATTGATTTGCCGTTAGATTTTAGCGAGATCGACGCCCGGATGTGCCGGGTTCTGAAGCAGATGGGGCCATTTGGGCCGCACAACATGCAACCGGTATTCATGACCGAAAACGTGTATCTGGTCGGTGAGCCGATTATTATGAAAGAGAAACACCTGAAAATTCAGGTTCGGCAAACGCGCACGGGACACGCTCATTGGGCCGTTGGTTTCGGCATGGCGCACCTGGCCGAACATATTCAGCCCGGAATGCCTTTCTCGATCTGCTACCACCCCGACCTCAACACCTACAACGGCGATACCCGAATTCAGTTGATGCTGAAAGATATTAGAGTCGCGTAA
- the lptB gene encoding LPS export ABC transporter ATP-binding protein: MILRTENLIKKYGSRLVNNNVSYQVAQGEIVGLLGPNGAGKTTSFYMAVGLVKPNSGKVYIDDIDVTDLPMYKRARLGLGYLAQEASVFRDLSVEENVLAVLEMTNLPRKEQRAKVEELLEEFSLTHVRKSKGKVLSGGERRRTEIARALAVDPKFILLDEPFAGVDPIAVEDIQSIVAKLKHRNIGILITDHNVNETLSITDRAYLLFEGKILKQGSAEDLANDEQVRRLYLGQHFELKRKI; the protein is encoded by the coding sequence ATGATTCTTAGAACCGAAAATCTGATAAAAAAATACGGCTCGCGGCTGGTCAACAACAACGTCTCGTATCAGGTGGCGCAGGGCGAAATTGTAGGGTTGCTCGGGCCAAACGGCGCGGGCAAAACTACCTCGTTCTACATGGCCGTAGGGTTGGTGAAACCCAATAGCGGTAAGGTTTACATCGATGATATCGACGTAACTGACCTGCCAATGTACAAACGCGCCCGGCTGGGGCTGGGTTATTTAGCGCAGGAAGCCTCGGTTTTCCGCGATCTGTCGGTCGAAGAAAACGTGCTGGCCGTACTGGAAATGACCAATCTGCCCCGAAAAGAGCAACGTGCAAAAGTAGAAGAACTGCTCGAAGAGTTCAGCCTGACGCACGTTCGCAAGAGCAAAGGCAAGGTACTATCCGGGGGCGAACGCCGACGCACCGAAATTGCCCGTGCGCTGGCCGTGGACCCGAAATTTATTCTGCTGGATGAGCCGTTCGCGGGCGTCGATCCCATCGCCGTTGAAGATATTCAGAGCATTGTGGCGAAGCTGAAGCATAGAAATATCGGCATTCTGATTACCGACCACAACGTAAACGAAACGCTGTCGATCACCGACCGGGCCTACCTTTTGTTTGAAGGGAAAATCCTCAAACAGGGCAGTGCCGAAGACTTAGCCAACGACGAGCAGGTTCGGCGGCTGTATCTGGGGCAACATTTTGAACTGAAACGGAAAATCTGA
- a CDS encoding DUF1501 domain-containing protein: MNRNEFLRQLGVLTGGVAFGLPGVAGRAYAHNPFAIDMDVTNGNILVLVQLSGGNDGLNTVVPFENDVYYQKRATIAIQKDKVLKLNSQLGLNPALGAFRELYDKGQLSIVQNVGYASPNRSHFRSTDIWLSATDANVYEYDGWVGRYLEQRFPAYPVKMPDQPMAVQLGSVESMLLQSSVGSMATVFDNPDAFYQLVRGSSASTDIVPNTVAGDELKFLQQIAAQSVQYADIIKKKADAGKNTLTYPTTNLGRQLAIVADLISGGMTTPVYLTTIGGFDTHANQVTAGNTTAGSHANLLKTVADAVAAFQKDLQQQNLANRVTVMTFSEFGRRVGQNGTTGTDHGTAAPLFVVGNTVRGGIVGTAPDLKDLDSNGDLKFKNDFRQVYASVLSDHLGVENAVVKQILGRDFETLPIFRQAPLLEVKEGLFALGQNTPNPFADSTEIQFSLKTTQTARLALYDMQGRELAVLREGRFEAGNYAVPLSGAGFVPGHYLYSLQTDEGRAVRRLMKI; this comes from the coding sequence ATGAACCGCAACGAATTTCTACGACAATTGGGCGTTCTGACCGGGGGAGTAGCCTTCGGGTTGCCGGGTGTGGCGGGCCGTGCTTACGCACACAATCCGTTTGCCATCGACATGGACGTCACCAACGGTAATATTCTGGTATTGGTGCAACTGTCGGGCGGCAACGACGGGCTGAATACGGTAGTACCATTTGAGAACGATGTGTATTATCAGAAACGCGCCACAATTGCCATTCAAAAAGATAAAGTGCTGAAACTAAATAGCCAATTGGGCCTGAACCCGGCTCTGGGCGCGTTTCGCGAACTTTACGACAAAGGGCAATTGAGCATTGTGCAAAACGTAGGCTATGCCTCTCCTAACCGGTCGCACTTTCGCTCGACCGACATCTGGCTGTCGGCTACCGACGCCAATGTCTATGAGTACGACGGTTGGGTAGGGCGGTATCTCGAACAGCGATTCCCGGCCTATCCGGTCAAAATGCCCGATCAGCCGATGGCTGTACAGTTGGGTTCGGTAGAGTCAATGTTATTGCAAAGTTCAGTGGGGTCGATGGCAACGGTTTTCGATAATCCCGATGCGTTTTACCAGTTGGTACGGGGCAGCAGTGCCAGCACCGACATTGTACCGAATACCGTAGCGGGCGACGAACTGAAATTTCTACAACAGATTGCGGCTCAGTCGGTTCAGTACGCTGACATCATCAAGAAAAAAGCCGACGCGGGTAAAAATACCCTTACGTATCCCACTACAAACTTAGGTCGCCAACTGGCTATTGTGGCCGATCTGATTTCGGGCGGTATGACAACGCCCGTGTATCTGACTACAATCGGCGGCTTCGATACGCATGCCAATCAGGTCACGGCGGGCAATACCACGGCGGGGAGCCATGCCAATCTACTTAAAACCGTAGCCGATGCAGTAGCGGCTTTTCAGAAAGATTTGCAGCAGCAGAACCTTGCCAACCGCGTCACGGTGATGACGTTTTCAGAGTTTGGCCGGCGCGTTGGGCAAAACGGCACCACCGGCACCGACCACGGCACGGCGGCTCCGCTGTTTGTGGTCGGCAATACGGTGCGGGGTGGTATTGTTGGCACGGCTCCCGACCTGAAAGACCTCGACAGCAACGGCGACTTGAAATTCAAGAACGACTTCCGGCAGGTCTACGCCAGCGTATTGAGCGACCATCTGGGGGTAGAAAACGCCGTCGTGAAACAGATTCTGGGCCGCGATTTTGAGACGCTACCCATTTTCCGGCAGGCTCCGCTACTTGAAGTCAAAGAAGGACTCTTTGCGCTGGGGCAGAATACACCCAACCCGTTTGCCGACAGCACCGAAATTCAGTTTTCGCTCAAAACTACCCAAACGGCTCGTTTAGCTCTGTACGATATGCAGGGCCGCGAGTTGGCCGTACTGCGCGAAGGGCGGTTTGAAGCAGGCAACTACGCCGTACCGCTGAGTGGTGCGGGTTTCGTGCCGGGCCACTACCTCTACAGCCTGCAAACCGATGAAGGCCGCGCTGTTCGGCGTCTGATGAAGATTTAA
- the guaB gene encoding IMP dehydrogenase — protein MSLDSSKFLYEALTYDDVLLLPAYSEVLPRDTTTVTQLTRTIQLNIPLISAAMDTVTESALAIAMAQEGGIGIIHKNMSVEQQAEQVRKVKRSESGMIIDPITLSENATLADAHKIMREFKIGGIPVVDDGGELVGILTNRDLRFQRDLTQPVTDIMTRDNLITAKAGLSLEDAESILQEYKIEKLPIVNDDYKLVGLITYKDILKRKSHPNASKDELGRLRVGAAVGVTPDLTRRIEALVKAGVDVISVDTAHGHSKGVLDAVRNIKVQFPNLQVIAGNVATGEGAKALADAGADAVKVGVGPGSICTTRIIAGIGMPQLTAVYESAKALQGTGVPVIADGGIRFSGDITKALAGGASTVMIGSLLAGTEEAPGEVVLYEGRRFKTYRGMGSVEAMEDGSKDRYFQDAEDDIKKLVPEGIVGRVPFKGKVSEIIYQMVGGLKAGMGYCGAKDIPTLHEAKFVKITSAGVRESHPHDIQIQKEAPNYSAR, from the coding sequence ATGAGCTTAGACTCCAGCAAGTTCCTCTACGAGGCACTCACTTACGACGACGTACTGCTACTCCCCGCTTATTCGGAAGTTCTACCACGCGATACGACCACCGTCACCCAGCTTACCCGCACGATTCAGCTAAACATTCCGCTCATTTCGGCGGCTATGGATACCGTTACGGAATCAGCACTCGCTATTGCGATGGCGCAGGAAGGTGGTATTGGCATCATCCACAAAAACATGAGCGTTGAGCAACAGGCCGAGCAGGTTCGGAAAGTGAAACGTTCAGAAAGTGGTATGATCATCGACCCCATCACACTGTCTGAAAACGCGACGCTTGCCGACGCGCACAAGATTATGCGCGAGTTCAAAATCGGCGGGATTCCCGTGGTTGACGACGGTGGTGAATTAGTCGGGATTCTGACCAACCGCGACCTGCGTTTCCAGCGCGACCTGACGCAGCCCGTGACTGACATCATGACCCGCGACAACCTGATTACGGCCAAAGCAGGCTTATCGCTCGAAGATGCGGAGAGCATCTTGCAGGAATACAAAATTGAGAAACTTCCCATCGTCAACGACGACTACAAACTCGTTGGGCTGATTACCTACAAAGACATTCTGAAACGCAAAAGCCACCCCAATGCCAGCAAAGACGAGCTAGGCCGGTTGCGCGTAGGAGCCGCCGTGGGTGTTACGCCCGACCTGACCCGGCGTATTGAAGCACTTGTGAAAGCTGGTGTCGATGTCATTAGTGTTGATACGGCACACGGTCACTCGAAGGGCGTACTTGATGCCGTTCGTAACATCAAAGTGCAATTTCCGAACCTTCAGGTCATTGCCGGAAACGTAGCCACGGGCGAGGGAGCTAAAGCATTGGCCGACGCCGGTGCCGACGCTGTAAAAGTGGGCGTTGGACCAGGCAGTATCTGCACCACCCGCATCATTGCCGGTATTGGTATGCCGCAGCTTACGGCGGTCTACGAATCGGCCAAAGCGTTGCAGGGTACGGGCGTTCCGGTCATTGCAGACGGGGGCATTCGGTTCTCCGGCGATATTACGAAGGCTTTGGCGGGCGGAGCCAGTACGGTGATGATTGGCTCGCTGTTGGCCGGCACGGAAGAAGCCCCCGGCGAAGTGGTACTCTACGAAGGTCGGCGGTTTAAGACGTACCGGGGAATGGGTTCGGTAGAAGCCATGGAAGACGGCTCGAAAGACCGTTATTTTCAGGACGCCGAAGACGACATCAAGAAGCTTGTACCCGAAGGCATCGTGGGCCGCGTTCCGTTTAAAGGCAAAGTTTCTGAAATCATTTACCAGATGGTGGGTGGTCTGAAAGCGGGTATGGGCTATTGCGGAGCCAAAGACATTCCAACATTGCACGAGGCCAAGTTCGTGAAAATCACGTCGGCGGGCGTTCGCGAAAGCCACCCACACGACATCCAGATTCAGAAAGAAGCCCCAAACTATTCGGCGAGGTAG
- a CDS encoding M20 family metallo-hydrolase, translated as MPQPADTLSLQTALATDALHLLERLIATPSFSREEGQTADLIEDFLRSKQIPFERLKYNVWARNRYFDPAKPTVLLNSHHDTVKPNTSWTLDPFRPLRQDGKLFGLGSNDAGGCLVSLLATFVYFYDRPNLSHNLVLAASAEEEISGRDGLELLLPHLPPISFAIVGEPTEMQLAIAEKGLLVLDCTAHGVSGHAARNEGDNAIYKAIQDINWLTTYQFPKVSPTLGPIKLSVTIINAGTQHNVVPDTCTFTVDVRVTEQYTLEDVIDTIRAGIQSEVKPRSIRLKPSSIPADHPIVQAGLALGRHTYGSPTTSDQAVLNCPSLKCGPGHSGRSHSADEFIYLREIEEGVDGYIRMLEQVLL; from the coding sequence ATGCCCCAGCCCGCCGATACGCTATCTCTACAAACCGCACTTGCCACCGACGCCCTGCATCTGCTGGAACGGCTCATTGCTACGCCTTCATTCAGCCGGGAAGAAGGACAAACAGCCGACCTGATCGAAGACTTTTTGCGAAGCAAACAAATTCCGTTCGAGCGGCTGAAATATAATGTCTGGGCCAGAAACCGCTACTTCGATCCCGCTAAACCAACCGTTCTGCTCAACTCGCACCACGATACGGTGAAGCCCAACACCTCCTGGACGCTCGACCCGTTCAGGCCGCTCCGGCAGGATGGCAAACTGTTTGGGCTGGGCAGCAACGACGCGGGTGGCTGCCTGGTATCGCTGCTGGCTACGTTCGTTTATTTTTACGACCGGCCCAACCTGAGCCATAACCTCGTACTGGCGGCCAGTGCCGAAGAAGAAATTTCGGGACGCGACGGGCTGGAACTGCTGCTGCCTCACCTGCCACCCATCAGCTTCGCCATCGTGGGCGAGCCGACCGAGATGCAGTTAGCCATTGCCGAAAAGGGGTTGCTTGTTCTCGATTGTACGGCCCACGGTGTTAGTGGCCATGCGGCCCGAAACGAAGGCGACAATGCGATTTATAAAGCGATACAGGACATTAACTGGCTCACAACCTACCAGTTTCCGAAGGTTTCGCCCACGCTGGGACCCATCAAATTATCGGTTACGATTATCAATGCCGGAACGCAGCACAATGTAGTGCCCGACACCTGCACATTCACGGTCGACGTGCGCGTAACGGAGCAATACACGCTCGAAGACGTGATCGACACCATCCGGGCGGGCATTCAATCGGAGGTAAAACCGCGCTCGATTCGGCTCAAACCGTCGAGCATACCCGCCGACCATCCGATTGTGCAGGCAGGGCTGGCGTTGGGTCGGCATACCTACGGTTCGCCAACTACGTCAGACCAGGCCGTGCTGAACTGCCCGTCGCTCAAATGTGGTCCCGGTCATTCGGGCCGGTCGCATTCTGCCGACGAGTTTATTTATCTGCGCGAAATTGAGGAAGGCGTAGATGGGTATATCAGGATGCTGGAACAGGTGTTGCTTTAA
- a CDS encoding metallophosphoesterase family protein: MRIAFITDPHLSNEKPDGVNVRQNFLNALSFLDVLKPTALVIGGDICYDKADPAVYRWVKELLEQLPFPSYYIAGNHDDSTMLADVFNLTHHLQNGELYYALPLEGQPVLFLDSAKGEFSAEQWAWLREYLTALRDNNVTVFMHHPPLPADVCFMDEHYPFRQSEQFFELVHELPCHVTVICGHYHVEKTVQRGNLLTLVSPSTFYQMKHDTTEFAIDHYRVGVREINFTTHGMSSTVHYV; this comes from the coding sequence ATGCGTATTGCTTTTATCACCGACCCACATCTAAGCAATGAAAAACCGGACGGCGTTAACGTGCGGCAGAATTTTCTGAACGCACTATCATTTCTGGATGTGCTAAAACCCACGGCTTTGGTTATTGGGGGCGACATCTGCTACGATAAAGCTGATCCGGCGGTTTATCGCTGGGTGAAAGAGCTGCTGGAACAACTGCCGTTTCCGAGTTACTACATCGCCGGAAATCACGACGATTCGACAATGCTGGCCGACGTGTTCAATCTGACGCATCACCTGCAAAACGGCGAATTATATTACGCGCTGCCGCTGGAAGGGCAACCCGTTCTATTTCTCGACTCGGCCAAAGGGGAGTTTTCTGCCGAACAGTGGGCGTGGCTGCGTGAGTACCTGACAGCCCTGCGCGATAACAACGTAACGGTGTTTATGCACCATCCGCCCCTGCCCGCCGACGTATGCTTTATGGATGAACACTATCCATTTCGGCAAAGCGAGCAATTTTTTGAACTCGTACATGAATTGCCCTGCCACGTGACGGTTATCTGCGGGCATTATCACGTTGAAAAAACTGTGCAACGGGGTAATTTGCTGACATTAGTGTCGCCTTCAACTTTTTACCAGATGAAGCACGACACTACCGAATTCGCTATCGATCATTACCGCGTCGGTGTTCGCGAAATCAACTTCACCACGCACGGAATGAGCAGTACGGTGCATTATGTCTGA
- a CDS encoding mechanosensitive ion channel family protein yields MEKYAEQLQAMAVLYAPRVLLAIITLIVGFWAVNYFVKLLTKVMQRRHVDATVIPFLQSIIEVVLKVVLVISVAGMFGVETTSFVALIGGAGLAIGLALQGSLGHFASGIMLLVFRPYRVGDLVTVAGFTGEVTEIQVFNTVLKTLDNKRIIIPNGAVTSGPITNISGQGTIRVDMQFSVAGSEDIDKVIRVAREVCNASPLILSDPAADILVNSQEIGITKFDVRPWCKSEHYWDVYYYVQENIKRQFVAQDVQAPTPAMNIMMAK; encoded by the coding sequence ATGGAAAAGTATGCAGAGCAACTTCAGGCAATGGCCGTTCTCTACGCTCCGCGCGTACTGCTGGCAATTATTACGCTTATTGTCGGTTTCTGGGCCGTCAATTATTTCGTCAAACTATTGACGAAAGTAATGCAGCGTCGGCACGTCGATGCTACGGTGATTCCGTTCCTGCAATCAATCATCGAAGTGGTGCTGAAGGTGGTGCTGGTTATCAGTGTGGCCGGCATGTTCGGCGTTGAAACCACGTCGTTTGTAGCACTGATTGGCGGTGCCGGGCTGGCAATCGGGCTGGCTTTGCAGGGTAGCCTGGGCCATTTTGCATCGGGTATTATGTTGCTCGTGTTCCGCCCGTATCGCGTGGGCGATCTGGTAACGGTGGCTGGTTTCACGGGCGAAGTCACGGAGATTCAGGTTTTCAATACGGTACTAAAAACCCTTGATAACAAGCGGATTATCATTCCGAACGGCGCGGTCACGTCTGGGCCGATTACCAATATTTCGGGGCAGGGCACTATCCGCGTCGATATGCAGTTCAGCGTGGCGGGCAGTGAAGACATCGATAAAGTAATACGCGTGGCACGGGAAGTATGCAACGCCAGCCCACTGATTTTATCGGACCCGGCGGCTGATATCCTGGTCAACTCACAGGAAATTGGCATCACCAAATTCGACGTGCGCCCGTGGTGCAAAAGCGAACATTACTGGGACGTGTACTACTACGTGCAGGAAAACATCAAACGGCAATTCGTAGCCCAGGATGTTCAGGCACCCACCCCCGCCATGAACATAATGATGGCAAAGTGA